The Streptomyces sp. NL15-2K genome contains a region encoding:
- a CDS encoding HAMP domain-containing sensor histidine kinase → MRLVVAFALVAALTAATTGALTFREARTGVLQQSQDTVIKLLRTHVDRFAPELGIPPGEAELRRFASDVAAAEPSGTWRVLVAYDGLSATSAPDDPFAELTSDLREAVDSSTATVFQRVNSGDHTSLVVGMSVIYAMPEEEGRIASGVQVFLAVPQATEQAYVDALVSAVQRATVPALGLAVLLALLAARGVLRPVRALRHATRSIAEGRLDTRLAVEGSDELADLSHTFNETAAALEESVAELRGMEARARRFAADVSHELRTPLAAMSAVTDVLDEDAAGLDPDTATAVRLISEETVKLTRLVDDLMEISRFDAGAAVPHLDEIDLAESLRRTLASRAWTDLVDTRLPPPDALRGRVDPRRLDVIVANLVGNALRHGARPVELRLYEGEDPGSAVIEVLDSGPGIPGDVLPHVFERFYKSDTARTRTEGSGLGLAITAENVRVHGGTVRAANRAEGGAVFSVELPLWRDTLPQEDRS, encoded by the coding sequence ATGCGGTTGGTGGTGGCGTTCGCCCTCGTCGCCGCGCTCACCGCCGCCACCACCGGCGCCCTGACCTTCCGGGAGGCACGCACCGGAGTCCTCCAGCAGAGCCAGGACACCGTGATCAAACTGCTGCGCACCCACGTGGACCGGTTCGCCCCTGAGCTCGGCATTCCCCCGGGCGAGGCCGAACTGCGGCGGTTCGCGTCCGACGTGGCCGCCGCCGAACCGTCCGGGACCTGGCGGGTGCTGGTCGCCTACGACGGGCTGAGCGCCACCTCCGCCCCCGACGACCCGTTCGCGGAACTGACGTCCGACCTGCGCGAGGCCGTCGACTCCAGCACGGCCACCGTCTTCCAGCGGGTGAACAGCGGCGACCACACCTCCCTCGTCGTCGGCATGTCGGTCATCTACGCCATGCCCGAAGAGGAAGGCCGGATCGCGTCCGGCGTGCAGGTCTTCCTGGCGGTGCCGCAGGCCACGGAACAGGCGTACGTCGACGCCCTGGTCAGCGCCGTCCAACGGGCCACCGTGCCCGCCCTGGGCCTCGCCGTGCTGCTCGCGCTGCTCGCCGCCCGCGGAGTGCTGCGGCCGGTGCGCGCACTGCGCCACGCCACCCGCAGCATCGCCGAGGGGCGGCTGGACACCCGGCTCGCGGTCGAGGGCTCCGACGAACTCGCCGACCTGTCCCACACGTTCAACGAGACCGCCGCCGCCCTGGAGGAGTCGGTCGCCGAACTGCGCGGCATGGAGGCCAGGGCCCGCCGGTTCGCCGCGGACGTCTCGCACGAACTGCGCACCCCGCTCGCCGCCATGTCGGCGGTCACCGACGTCCTCGACGAGGACGCCGCCGGCCTCGACCCCGACACCGCCACCGCGGTCCGGCTGATCAGCGAGGAGACCGTGAAACTGACCCGGCTGGTGGACGACCTGATGGAGATCTCCCGCTTCGACGCGGGCGCGGCCGTGCCGCACCTGGACGAGATCGACCTCGCCGAGTCGCTGCGGCGCACGCTCGCCTCCCGCGCCTGGACCGACCTGGTCGACACCCGGCTGCCGCCGCCCGACGCCCTGCGCGGACGGGTCGACCCGCGCCGCCTCGACGTGATCGTCGCGAACCTCGTCGGCAACGCCCTCCGGCACGGCGCCCGACCGGTCGAACTGCGCTTGTACGAGGGCGAAGACCCCGGGTCGGCCGTGATCGAAGTGCTGGACAGCGGACCCGGCATCCCGGGCGACGTGCTGCCCCACGTCTTCGAGCGCTTCTACAAGTCCGACACCGCCCGCACCCGGACCGAGGGCAGCGGCCTGGGCCTCGCCATCACCGCGGAGAACGTCCGGGTGCACGGCGGCACCGTCCGGGCGGCGAACCGTGCGGAGGGCGGCGCCGTCTTCAGCGTCGAACTCCCGCTGTGGCGGGACACGTTGCCGCAGGAGGACCGATCTTGA
- a CDS encoding sugar ABC transporter permease: MTVVTATKRSAQGAPRADGGRRPPDHGAWFLVLPALIPILVLSVGPLLYGILLAFTDAQSGRTEPTQWIGGLNFRDLLHDTLFWESFRIGLVWAVGVTVPQFLLALGLALLLNQELKLRWLARALAIIPWAMPEVVVGVMWRLVYNPDAGVLNETLRGLGLGDGRDWLSGLATALPAVIVVGVWAGMPQTTVALLAGLQNTPRELHEAAAMDGAGAWRRFRTVTWPTLRPAALAITALNFIWNFNSFALVYVLTSGGPGGRTRLPMLFAYEEAFRYGQFGYAAAMGCVMVAVVSVLLALFLVRRLKGGDDT; this comes from the coding sequence GTGACAGTGGTGACCGCGACGAAGCGGTCGGCGCAGGGCGCGCCACGCGCCGACGGGGGCCGGAGGCCTCCCGACCACGGGGCCTGGTTCCTGGTCCTGCCCGCGCTGATCCCGATCCTGGTGCTGAGCGTCGGACCGTTGCTGTACGGGATTCTGCTGGCCTTCACCGACGCCCAGTCGGGCCGGACCGAGCCCACCCAGTGGATCGGCGGTCTCAACTTCCGGGACCTGCTGCACGACACGCTGTTCTGGGAGTCGTTCCGGATCGGCCTGGTCTGGGCGGTCGGGGTGACCGTCCCGCAGTTCCTGCTCGCGCTCGGCCTCGCCCTCCTGCTCAACCAGGAGCTCAAGCTGCGCTGGCTGGCCCGCGCCCTGGCGATCATCCCCTGGGCCATGCCGGAGGTGGTCGTCGGCGTGATGTGGCGGCTCGTCTACAACCCGGACGCGGGCGTCCTCAACGAGACCCTGCGCGGCCTCGGCCTGGGCGACGGCCGTGACTGGCTCAGCGGCCTTGCGACCGCCCTGCCAGCGGTGATCGTCGTCGGCGTCTGGGCCGGCATGCCCCAGACGACGGTCGCCCTGCTCGCCGGCCTGCAGAACACCCCGCGCGAACTCCACGAGGCGGCCGCGATGGACGGCGCCGGCGCCTGGCGCCGCTTCCGTACGGTCACCTGGCCGACCCTTCGCCCCGCCGCCCTCGCGATCACCGCCCTCAACTTTATTTGGAACTTCAACTCCTTCGCCTTGGTCTACGTCCTGACCAGCGGCGGCCCCGGCGGCCGCACCCGCCTGCCCATGCTCTTCGCCTACGAAGAGGCCTTCCGCTACGGCCAGTTCGGCTACGCGGCAGCGATGGGCTGCGTGATGGTGGCGGTGGTCTCCGTACTCCTCGCCCTCTTCCTGGTGCGGCGGCTCAAGGGAGGCGACGACACATGA
- a CDS encoding SAV2148 family HEPN domain-containing protein, producing MLGGAEGGARVGSGGLELPPGDDGHEGHSTDVPPGTVSLARPMDAGAIGPELNWDADAWREVRTRAQRAGRAYIWLNLVEQRLRAVVAAVLRPIYEPVHGQDDWVVAAAGPAGQEWVQRAVAVREVSRRKGYLLDPADDNVLSFLTLPQLRELMVQHWPCFEPYFDERRDVELALDELEVTRNVVSRNRALSEAVLGQAERASARLLEILGTGSDVPSARRLPVDAVEDLVGDRYADVVAVHPDRVRLLRQFPAEDIFGSARRLDAIGIGLNLLVQNFSGRRLVRLAESGCRVRLLFLNPASSAVKRRERELGIKRGELSRAAEMNILHMRRVRSKLRDPGAFEIQVYDETPRFTAYLVDGDGSDGIAVVQSYLRRSRGMEAPVLVLRGGGKLVKPGEADEIGLFPTYREEFELAWADSRPVS from the coding sequence GTGCTCGGGGGAGCGGAAGGCGGTGCGCGGGTGGGCTCGGGAGGGCTGGAGCTGCCCCCTGGTGACGACGGTCACGAGGGGCACTCCACAGACGTCCCGCCCGGCACGGTGTCGCTCGCCCGGCCGATGGACGCGGGTGCCATCGGGCCGGAGCTGAACTGGGACGCCGACGCCTGGCGCGAGGTGCGTACGCGCGCCCAGCGGGCCGGCCGGGCCTACATCTGGCTGAACCTCGTCGAACAGCGGCTGCGCGCCGTCGTGGCCGCCGTTCTGCGCCCCATCTACGAACCCGTCCACGGCCAGGACGACTGGGTCGTCGCCGCTGCCGGACCCGCCGGGCAGGAGTGGGTCCAGCGCGCGGTCGCCGTCCGGGAAGTCAGCCGCCGCAAGGGCTACCTGCTCGACCCGGCCGACGACAACGTCCTCAGCTTTCTCACCCTGCCGCAGCTGCGCGAGCTGATGGTGCAGCACTGGCCGTGCTTCGAGCCCTACTTCGACGAGCGCAGGGACGTCGAGCTCGCCCTGGACGAGCTGGAGGTCACCCGCAACGTCGTCTCCCGCAACCGGGCCCTGTCCGAGGCCGTCCTCGGCCAGGCCGAGCGCGCCTCGGCCCGGCTGCTGGAGATTCTCGGCACGGGCAGCGACGTGCCGTCCGCCCGCCGGCTGCCCGTCGACGCGGTCGAGGACCTCGTCGGCGACCGCTACGCGGACGTGGTCGCGGTGCATCCCGACCGGGTGCGGCTGCTGCGCCAGTTCCCGGCCGAGGACATCTTCGGCAGCGCCCGCCGCCTCGACGCCATCGGCATCGGCCTCAACCTGCTCGTGCAGAACTTCTCCGGCCGCCGCCTGGTGCGCCTGGCCGAGTCCGGCTGCCGGGTGCGGCTGCTGTTCCTGAACCCGGCCTCCAGCGCGGTCAAGCGGCGCGAGCGCGAACTGGGCATCAAGCGGGGCGAGCTGAGCCGCGCCGCCGAGATGAACATCCTGCACATGCGCCGGGTGCGCTCGAAGCTGCGCGACCCCGGCGCCTTCGAGATCCAGGTCTACGACGAGACGCCTCGCTTCACCGCCTACCTCGTCGACGGCGACGGCTCGGACGGCATCGCCGTGGTGCAGTCCTATCTGCGCCGGTCGCGCGGCATGGAGGCGCCGGTGCTGGTCCTGCGCGGCGGGGGCAAGCTGGTGAAGCCGGGCGAAGCGGACGAGATTGGACTGTTTCCGACCTATCGCGAGGAGTTCGAGCTGGCTTGGGCGGATTCGCGACCGGTCTCCTGA
- a CDS encoding DUF3152 domain-containing protein, which translates to MTAHKTTPSRSRRRTNGPAHASARGRKGQVWGGLAALTVLGAAGFAAVGWTSPQDAPKDSRSTEQAKPVESSTAPAARPTRSPKPSPSPSTPVKPTIPATGPGTFTTASGTSAKAGTGTTLRYRVDVEDGIDLSAADVAEQVERVLADRRGWTADGDSAFQRVAGGATDFAVRVATPGTVDKICGQYGLDTGGELNCSVSENVMVNLERWLLATPVYAKDVTAYRALIINHEVGHFLGHGHVDCPGPGKPAPAMMQQIKGMHGCVPNVWPYDEEGRYITGPAIP; encoded by the coding sequence ATGACCGCGCACAAAACAACCCCGTCCCGCAGCCGCCGCCGTACGAACGGCCCCGCGCACGCGTCGGCGCGCGGCCGGAAGGGGCAGGTGTGGGGCGGTCTGGCCGCGCTGACCGTCCTGGGTGCCGCCGGTTTCGCGGCCGTGGGATGGACGTCTCCGCAAGACGCTCCGAAGGACTCCCGCTCCACCGAGCAGGCCAAGCCGGTCGAATCCAGCACGGCCCCCGCCGCACGGCCGACGCGCAGCCCCAAGCCCTCACCCAGTCCGTCCACGCCCGTCAAACCCACCATCCCGGCCACGGGCCCGGGCACCTTCACCACCGCGTCCGGCACCAGCGCCAAGGCCGGGACGGGTACGACCCTGCGTTACCGGGTCGACGTCGAGGACGGCATCGATCTGTCCGCCGCGGACGTCGCCGAGCAGGTGGAGCGCGTTCTGGCCGACCGGCGCGGCTGGACGGCGGACGGTGACTCGGCGTTCCAGCGGGTCGCGGGCGGCGCCACCGACTTCGCCGTACGGGTCGCGACGCCCGGGACCGTGGACAAGATCTGCGGGCAGTACGGGCTGGACACCGGCGGCGAGCTCAACTGCAGCGTGTCCGAGAACGTGATGGTCAACCTCGAACGCTGGCTGCTGGCGACTCCCGTCTACGCCAAGGACGTGACGGCCTACCGAGCGCTGATCATCAACCACGAGGTCGGCCACTTCCTCGGCCACGGCCACGTCGACTGCCCCGGCCCGGGGAAACCGGCCCCCGCGATGATGCAGCAGATCAAGGGGATGCACGGTTGCGTGCCCAATGTCTGGCCGTACGACGAGGAGGGGCGGTACATCACCGGGCCTGCCATTCCCTGA
- a CDS encoding carbohydrate ABC transporter permease, whose protein sequence is MRTSTGSRVGQYLALLAYLVFLAFPFLWLVSTAFKSPRELGSPHPTWIPEDPTLDNFRQAFDEQPLLRAAGNSLLAALGAALIAVLIATPLAYVMARHRSRLAKAATGWVVVSQAFPLVLVIIPLFLVLKNLRLINSLAGLVLVYVVWALPFALWMLVGYVRAVPAELEEAAAVDGAGRVRTLVSVIAPLLAPGIVATALFAFITAWNEFFFALVLLKTPEKQTLPVVLTHFIGAEGVADLGPLAAAAFLATLPSLVVFAIIQRRITSGMLAGAVKS, encoded by the coding sequence ATGAGGACCAGCACCGGCAGCCGGGTCGGCCAGTACCTCGCCCTGCTCGCGTATCTCGTCTTCCTCGCCTTCCCTTTCCTCTGGCTGGTCTCCACCGCCTTCAAGTCGCCCCGCGAACTGGGCAGTCCGCATCCCACCTGGATCCCCGAGGACCCGACCCTCGACAACTTCCGGCAGGCCTTCGACGAGCAGCCGCTGCTGCGCGCCGCGGGCAACTCCCTGCTCGCCGCGCTCGGCGCCGCGCTGATCGCCGTACTGATCGCGACTCCGCTGGCGTACGTCATGGCCCGGCACCGCAGCCGGCTCGCGAAGGCCGCGACCGGATGGGTGGTGGTCAGCCAGGCGTTCCCGCTCGTGCTGGTGATCATCCCGCTGTTCCTGGTGCTGAAGAACCTGCGGCTGATCAACTCCCTGGCGGGGCTGGTGCTGGTGTACGTCGTGTGGGCGCTGCCGTTCGCGCTGTGGATGCTCGTGGGGTACGTCCGTGCCGTGCCCGCCGAGCTGGAGGAGGCGGCGGCGGTCGACGGGGCCGGGCGGGTGCGGACGCTGGTGTCGGTGATCGCGCCGCTGCTCGCGCCGGGGATCGTGGCGACGGCGCTGTTCGCGTTCATCACCGCGTGGAACGAGTTCTTCTTCGCGCTGGTGCTGCTGAAGACGCCCGAGAAGCAGACCCTGCCGGTCGTCCTCACCCACTTCATCGGCGCGGAGGGCGTCGCCGACCTCGGCCCGCTGGCCGCCGCGGCCTTCCTCGCCACCCTTCCCTCACTGGTCGTCTTCGCGATCATCCAACGAAGGATCACGAGCGGCATGCTGGCCGGGGCGGTGAAGAGCTGA
- a CDS encoding response regulator transcription factor: protein MPRVLLIEDDRAVREGVGLALRRQGHEVAAAETGEDGLERLRSFRPDVVVLDLMLPGMPGLDVCRGMRALDQTLPIIMATARGDDEDIVVGLEAGADDYVVKPVQARVLEARIRAVLRRAAGAPADEGIPKIDTHGDLAIDRAGLSVTWQGEPVALAPSELRLLLTLSASPGQVFSRQQLLEAVWEHSFHGDARLVDACVKRLRAKMGEPPREPRYIQTVRGFGYRFASR from the coding sequence ATGCCACGAGTTCTGCTGATCGAAGACGACCGCGCCGTCCGGGAGGGTGTCGGCCTCGCGCTGCGTCGTCAGGGCCACGAGGTCGCCGCCGCCGAGACGGGGGAGGACGGGCTGGAGCGGCTGCGGTCGTTCCGGCCGGACGTCGTGGTGCTGGACCTGATGCTGCCCGGCATGCCGGGCCTGGACGTGTGCCGGGGGATGCGCGCCCTCGACCAGACACTGCCGATCATCATGGCGACCGCGCGGGGCGACGACGAGGACATCGTCGTAGGGCTGGAGGCCGGGGCCGACGACTACGTGGTCAAGCCCGTACAGGCCCGGGTGCTGGAGGCGCGCATCCGTGCCGTGCTGCGCCGGGCGGCCGGCGCGCCCGCCGACGAAGGCATACCGAAGATCGACACACACGGGGACCTGGCCATCGACCGGGCCGGGCTCTCGGTCACCTGGCAGGGCGAGCCGGTCGCGCTCGCCCCCTCCGAACTGCGGCTGCTGCTGACCCTGTCCGCCTCGCCCGGCCAGGTGTTCAGCCGGCAGCAACTCCTGGAGGCGGTCTGGGAGCACAGCTTCCACGGCGACGCGCGCCTGGTGGACGCCTGCGTCAAACGGCTGCGCGCCAAAATGGGCGAACCCCCGCGCGAGCCGCGCTACATCCAGACCGTGCGCGGTTTCGGCTACCGGTTCGCCTCCCGGTGA
- a CDS encoding copper amine oxidase has translation MRVNRISRTRKRPAALGLAVAALAAGLTTGTGPAAAQPRAAAAPAADCSAAYRIEQKLSTGTTWRMCWRYDGMAGLILDDVSYQPKGETKPIKVLNSARLGQIHVPYDDGKEEYDDLTGQDFAKDLMPLAPAECPGGTIKTVKVPDYYEGENPNVKGLCTITRSRGHAYRMQSDEGNKVYQAQGKDLLVYTVNQVGWYEYMTEWRFQDDGTINMNVGATGSLSPFDYDAGDGRGWPIGKGPRAKATSHSHNAFWRLDFALDGSTKNRVEQYDSVVTPRGRLTPTTKTTRTKVTKESAGDSKAYRWWRMVSAAGKNKDWHARSYEIVPGPTTRYPGRSFTKHDVYFTQYNKCELFASNNPRCDRTHPKSVDKWVNGQTLTHPVAWVNVGFHHIARDEDQQPMPVHWQGFSIAPRDVTAMNPLTPPALAGENGRPQDGS, from the coding sequence ATGCGTGTGAACAGAATCAGCCGTACCCGTAAGCGGCCGGCCGCCCTCGGCCTCGCCGTGGCCGCGCTGGCCGCCGGTCTGACGACCGGCACGGGACCGGCCGCCGCCCAGCCGAGGGCGGCCGCCGCGCCGGCTGCCGACTGCAGTGCCGCCTACCGCATCGAGCAGAAGCTCTCCACCGGCACGACCTGGCGGATGTGCTGGCGCTACGACGGCATGGCCGGCCTCATCCTGGACGACGTGTCCTACCAGCCCAAGGGCGAGACCAAGCCGATCAAGGTCCTCAACAGCGCCCGGCTCGGCCAGATCCACGTCCCGTACGACGACGGCAAGGAGGAGTACGACGACCTGACGGGCCAGGACTTCGCCAAGGACCTGATGCCCCTGGCGCCCGCCGAGTGCCCCGGCGGCACCATCAAGACCGTCAAGGTCCCGGACTACTACGAGGGCGAGAACCCGAACGTCAAGGGCCTGTGCACCATCACGCGCTCCCGCGGCCACGCCTACCGCATGCAGAGCGACGAAGGGAACAAGGTCTACCAGGCCCAGGGCAAGGACCTCCTCGTCTACACGGTCAACCAGGTCGGCTGGTACGAGTACATGACCGAGTGGCGCTTCCAGGACGACGGCACGATCAACATGAACGTCGGCGCGACGGGCAGCCTCTCCCCGTTCGACTACGACGCGGGCGACGGGCGAGGCTGGCCCATCGGCAAGGGCCCCAGGGCCAAGGCCACCAGCCACAGCCACAACGCCTTCTGGCGGCTCGACTTCGCCCTCGACGGCTCCACCAAGAACCGCGTCGAGCAGTACGACTCGGTCGTCACCCCCCGCGGCCGGCTGACCCCGACCACGAAGACCACCCGCACCAAGGTCACCAAGGAAAGCGCCGGCGACTCCAAGGCCTATCGCTGGTGGCGCATGGTCAGCGCGGCCGGCAAGAACAAGGACTGGCACGCGCGGTCGTACGAGATCGTCCCCGGCCCCACCACCCGCTACCCGGGCCGCAGCTTCACCAAGCACGACGTGTACTTCACCCAGTACAACAAGTGCGAGCTGTTCGCCAGCAACAACCCGCGCTGCGACCGGACCCACCCCAAGTCCGTCGACAAGTGGGTGAACGGGCAGACCCTCACCCACCCCGTGGCCTGGGTGAACGTCGGCTTCCACCACATAGCCCGGGACGAGGACCAGCAGCCCATGCCGGTCCACTGGCAGGGCTTCTCCATCGCCCCGCGTGACGTCACCGCTATGAATCCGCTCACTCCGCCCGCGCTCGCCGGTGAGAACGGGCGCCCGCAGGACGGCAGTTGA
- a CDS encoding sugar ABC transporter substrate-binding protein, giving the protein MRVGIAGVLALVLLLAGCTGGGSDSASGGRITLRFQSLAWQEESVEANKELVKEWNATHPDVKIEYVQGSWDSVHDQLLTSFEGGEAPDIIHDASDDLADFAYGGYLADLTDLLPARLKADIPQRSWDTATFGDGIHGVPFLQEPRVLIANATWLKESGVRIPTPEQPWSWPEFRRITERLSGDGKYGVAWPLKEPVSATLNLSLSAGGRLFHRGADGKVTVRFGKADETVPRTIHDQANTDRSASPTTLGSGGSDTLPGFFGGKYAMVPLGFSYRQQIAQQAPKGFDWQVLPAPAGADGLTQGVSPQTLSVAEDSPHKKEAVEFIDFLLRPRNMVRLALGDWMLPTGTQALKDPALHTAKDGWATGTALAAHLRPAPAQSVRGYPEWKDKVATPAFQEYYSGAIGLEELRERLEEDGNLVLARYQR; this is encoded by the coding sequence ATGCGCGTCGGAATCGCGGGCGTCCTCGCCCTGGTCCTGCTGCTCGCCGGCTGCACGGGCGGCGGCAGCGACTCCGCGAGCGGCGGCCGGATCACCCTCCGCTTCCAGTCCCTGGCCTGGCAGGAGGAGTCCGTCGAGGCAAACAAGGAGCTCGTGAAGGAGTGGAACGCGACCCATCCGGACGTCAAGATCGAGTATGTCCAGGGCAGTTGGGACAGCGTCCACGACCAGCTCCTCACCTCCTTCGAGGGCGGTGAGGCACCCGACATCATCCACGACGCCTCCGACGACCTCGCGGACTTCGCCTACGGCGGCTATCTCGCCGACCTGACCGACCTGCTGCCCGCCCGGCTCAAGGCGGACATCCCGCAGCGCAGTTGGGACACGGCGACCTTCGGCGACGGGATCCACGGCGTGCCGTTCCTCCAGGAGCCGCGAGTGCTCATCGCCAACGCCACCTGGCTGAAGGAGTCCGGCGTACGGATCCCCACGCCTGAACAGCCGTGGAGCTGGCCGGAGTTCCGGCGGATCACCGAGCGGCTCAGCGGCGACGGCAAGTACGGCGTGGCCTGGCCGCTCAAGGAACCCGTCTCCGCCACGCTCAACCTGTCGCTGTCGGCGGGCGGCCGGCTCTTCCACCGGGGCGCGGACGGCAAGGTCACCGTCAGGTTCGGAAAAGCCGACGAGACAGTGCCCCGCACCATCCATGACCAGGCGAACACCGACCGCAGCGCCTCACCCACCACCCTCGGCAGCGGCGGATCCGACACCCTGCCCGGCTTCTTCGGCGGCAAGTACGCGATGGTCCCGCTCGGGTTCTCGTACCGCCAGCAGATCGCCCAGCAGGCACCGAAGGGCTTCGACTGGCAGGTGCTGCCCGCCCCGGCCGGCGCCGACGGGCTCACCCAGGGCGTCAGCCCGCAGACCCTGTCCGTCGCCGAGGACAGCCCGCACAAGAAGGAGGCCGTGGAGTTCATCGACTTCCTGCTCCGGCCGCGGAACATGGTCCGGCTGGCCCTGGGCGACTGGATGCTGCCCACCGGCACCCAGGCCCTCAAGGACCCCGCCCTGCACACCGCGAAGGACGGCTGGGCCACCGGCACCGCCCTCGCCGCGCATCTGCGACCGGCGCCCGCACAGTCGGTCCGGGGCTATCCGGAGTGGAAGGACAAGGTCGCCACACCCGCGTTCCAGGAGTACTACAGCGGGGCGATCGGGCTGGAGGAGCTGCGCGAACGCCTTGAAGAGGACGGCAACCTGGTGCTCGCCCGGTACCAGCGCTGA
- a CDS encoding aminoglycoside phosphotransferase family protein, which produces MDEPRARDVLAEAGVLPGRARDARLLALGENAVFAAGDLVVKVGRDAELLDRARREQDTAVWLAEAGVPAVRAAEPKALLVEGHPVTVWHRLPDSVRPAEPRDLAELLRLVHALPAPPFELPPRDLLGGVERWLRLAGDAIDPADAVYLRERRDGFATAAAALTPHLPPGPIHGDALPRNVHVGSDGPVLVDLETFSADLREHDLVVMALSRDRYGIPAAAYDSFTSAYGWDVREWSGCSVLRGARETASCAWVAQHAPSNPKALVEFERRVASLREGDESVRWYSF; this is translated from the coding sequence ATGGACGAACCACGGGCGCGTGACGTACTGGCCGAGGCCGGCGTACTGCCCGGCCGGGCGCGGGACGCGCGGCTGCTCGCCCTGGGTGAGAACGCGGTGTTCGCCGCCGGTGACCTGGTCGTCAAGGTGGGCCGGGACGCCGAACTCCTCGACCGGGCCCGCCGCGAACAGGACACCGCGGTGTGGCTCGCGGAGGCGGGCGTGCCCGCGGTGCGGGCGGCGGAGCCCAAGGCGCTGCTGGTCGAGGGACACCCGGTGACCGTGTGGCACCGGCTGCCCGATTCCGTACGGCCCGCCGAGCCACGGGATCTGGCCGAACTGCTACGGCTCGTCCACGCCCTGCCCGCCCCTCCCTTCGAGCTGCCGCCCCGTGACCTGCTGGGCGGAGTGGAACGCTGGCTGCGTCTCGCGGGCGACGCGATCGACCCGGCCGACGCGGTGTACCTGCGCGAGCGGCGCGACGGCTTCGCGACGGCCGCGGCGGCGTTGACGCCTCATCTGCCACCGGGCCCGATCCACGGCGACGCCCTCCCCCGCAACGTCCACGTCGGCTCTGACGGACCGGTCCTGGTCGACCTGGAGACCTTCTCCGCCGACCTGCGCGAGCACGATCTGGTGGTCATGGCGCTCTCCCGCGACCGCTATGGGATACCTGCCGCGGCTTACGACTCGTTCACCTCGGCGTACGGCTGGGATGTGCGGGAGTGGTCGGGCTGTTCGGTGCTGCGGGGTGCGCGGGAGACGGCGAGTTGCGCGTGGGTCGCGCAGCATGCGCCGAGCAATCCGAAGGCGTTGGTCGAGTTCGAGCGGCGGGTGGCGTCGTTGCGGGAGGGGGACGAGTCGGTGCGGTGGTATTCGTTCTGA
- a CDS encoding 3'-5' exonuclease produces the protein MGWHQELLIGFDLETTGTDPREARIVTAAVIEVRGGQPIGHREWLADPGVEIPADAVAVHGISNERATAEGRPADQVADAVADVLVAYWKTGVPVVAYNAAFDLSLLSAELRRHGLPSLRERLGIDPAPVIDPYTIDRWADRYRRGKRNLEAVCTEYGVPLDSAHDASADALAAARLACAIAGRHPKVAALGPAELHRRQIEWYAEWAADFQSFLRRKGDAAAVVDGRWPLREFADEPV, from the coding sequence ATGGGCTGGCACCAGGAGCTGCTGATCGGCTTCGACCTGGAGACGACCGGGACCGATCCGCGCGAGGCGCGCATCGTCACGGCGGCCGTGATCGAGGTCCGGGGCGGGCAGCCCATAGGGCACCGGGAGTGGCTGGCGGATCCGGGCGTGGAGATCCCGGCGGACGCGGTCGCGGTGCACGGGATCAGCAACGAGCGCGCGACCGCCGAGGGCAGGCCGGCCGACCAAGTGGCGGACGCCGTCGCGGACGTCCTGGTGGCGTACTGGAAGACGGGCGTGCCGGTCGTCGCCTACAACGCGGCCTTCGACCTCTCGCTGCTCTCCGCCGAACTGCGCAGGCACGGTCTGCCGTCCCTGCGGGAGCGCCTCGGCATCGACCCCGCGCCGGTCATCGACCCGTACACGATCGACCGCTGGGCCGACCGCTACCGCCGAGGCAAGCGCAACCTCGAAGCGGTCTGCACGGAGTACGGCGTCCCGCTCGACTCCGCCCACGACGCCTCGGCCGACGCGCTGGCCGCGGCCCGGCTGGCCTGCGCGATAGCCGGTCGCCACCCCAAGGTCGCGGCCCTCGGCCCGGCGGAGCTGCACCGCCGCCAGATCGAGTGGTACGCCGAGTGGGCGGCGGACTTCCAGAGCTTCCTGCGGCGCAAGGGCGACGCGGCAGCGGTGGTGGACGGCAGGTGGCCCCTGCGGGAGTTCGCCGACGAGCCGGTGTGA